The following coding sequences lie in one Treponema socranskii subsp. buccale genomic window:
- a CDS encoding phosphotransferase enzyme family protein — translation MTSEKANTEIRDILSSYPFSGICRSCVRFGSGHINDTFFATYDNGGKENRYIVQRINTDVFKDVDALMDNIWRVTSFLAEKIIKNGGDASREAMTFIKNKEGALYTRSKKGACWRAYRFIEDALSIDAAQSEADFYNASYAFGTFQYLLSDFPAASLHETIPAFHDTPKRYRDFIDTVKRDACGRAASVRDEIDFYISHEDDMRVYADAYGAGVLPLRVTHNDAKLNNVLLDRETRKGLCVIDLDTVMPGFAGFDFGDAIRFGASTGAEDERDLSKVRLDEGLFRAGAEGYIAGSRGTLTEDELRLLPVGAKIMTLECGMRFLADYIEGDRYFKTDRESHNLDRARTQIKLVREFEKRKDSLEAIVRSLSSAR, via the coding sequence ATGACCAGCGAAAAAGCGAATACGGAAATACGCGATATCCTCTCATCCTATCCGTTTTCCGGAATCTGCCGCTCGTGCGTCCGCTTCGGAAGCGGCCACATCAACGACACTTTTTTTGCAACCTATGACAACGGCGGAAAAGAAAATCGTTATATCGTGCAGCGTATCAATACCGACGTATTCAAAGACGTTGACGCGCTCATGGACAATATCTGGCGCGTTACTTCGTTCCTTGCAGAAAAAATTATTAAAAACGGAGGAGACGCGTCGCGTGAAGCGATGACCTTTATTAAAAATAAAGAGGGTGCTCTCTATACCCGAAGCAAAAAAGGCGCGTGCTGGAGGGCGTATCGCTTTATCGAAGACGCGCTGAGTATAGATGCCGCGCAAAGCGAAGCCGATTTTTACAACGCCTCTTATGCGTTCGGCACATTTCAATATCTTCTCTCCGATTTTCCGGCAGCCTCACTGCATGAAACGATTCCCGCTTTTCACGACACGCCGAAGCGCTACCGCGATTTTATCGATACGGTAAAGCGCGACGCGTGCGGCAGAGCGGCATCCGTTCGGGACGAAATCGATTTTTATATTTCGCACGAAGACGATATGCGCGTATACGCCGACGCATACGGCGCGGGCGTCCTTCCCCTCCGCGTGACGCACAACGATGCGAAACTCAATAACGTGCTCCTCGACAGGGAGACGCGTAAAGGTTTATGCGTTATCGATTTGGATACGGTGATGCCGGGTTTTGCGGGTTTCGATTTCGGAGATGCGATACGCTTCGGCGCGAGTACGGGTGCCGAAGACGAAAGGGATCTGTCGAAGGTGCGTCTCGACGAAGGCCTCTTTCGCGCCGGTGCGGAGGGATATATCGCAGGCTCGCGCGGTACGCTCACCGAAGATGAGCTTCGCCTGCTTCCTGTAGGAGCAAAGATTATGACGCTCGAATGCGGCATGCGCTTTCTCGCCGACTATATCGAAGGCGACCGCTATTTTAAGACAGACCGTGAATCTCACAACCTCGACCGCGCCCGCACACAGATAAAGCTCGTGCGAGAATTCGAAAAACGGAAGGATTCACTCGAAGCGATTGTGCGCTCCCTTTCTTCCGCTCGCTGA
- a CDS encoding carbohydrate ABC transporter permease, with protein sequence MLKKNKTMIAVFLTPALICYMLFFLYPTIRTFVMSFFRIESISDSVSTWKFFGFGNYKKLFSTPIFLQSMYNIARIWCIGGLGTMFMSLLFAFILSSGIRAKSFFRSAIYLPNVVSAVAMGTMWINYIYNPDYGLLYTVLHKIGILEGAEKILWTGPGNLFWSMLVAYCFGMVGYHMLIFMSGIEQIPRDYYEAALLDGCNGWQRFIHITVPFLRGVARTNLVMWTVYTVGFFVWGQLFSPVNLSNDTVAPMNYMYELVFGSSSAANTARDTGAGAAIGIIMMLIVIVVFLLTSRIVKNDDTEV encoded by the coding sequence ATGCTCAAAAAAAATAAAACGATGATCGCCGTGTTTTTAACTCCGGCGCTTATATGCTACATGCTTTTCTTTTTATATCCGACAATCAGAACCTTCGTCATGAGTTTTTTCCGTATCGAAAGTATTTCGGATTCCGTTTCGACATGGAAATTTTTCGGTTTCGGTAATTATAAAAAATTATTTTCGACTCCTATTTTTTTGCAGTCGATGTACAATATCGCGCGCATTTGGTGTATCGGCGGGCTCGGTACGATGTTCATGAGTTTGCTCTTCGCTTTTATCCTGTCGAGCGGCATACGCGCAAAATCGTTTTTCAGAAGCGCCATATATCTTCCGAATGTCGTGAGCGCCGTCGCGATGGGAACGATGTGGATCAATTACATCTACAATCCGGATTACGGTTTGCTGTACACGGTATTGCATAAAATCGGCATTTTGGAAGGAGCGGAAAAGATATTGTGGACGGGGCCGGGAAACCTGTTTTGGAGCATGCTCGTCGCATACTGTTTCGGTATGGTCGGCTATCACATGCTCATCTTTATGAGCGGTATCGAACAGATCCCGCGCGATTATTACGAAGCGGCGCTGCTCGACGGATGCAACGGCTGGCAGCGTTTTATCCACATAACCGTTCCGTTTTTGCGCGGCGTCGCACGCACGAACCTCGTCATGTGGACGGTGTATACCGTCGGTTTTTTCGTGTGGGGGCAGCTGTTCAGTCCGGTAAATCTTTCGAACGATACCGTCGCTCCGATGAATTATATGTACGAACTCGTGTTCGGCTCTTCATCTGCGGCGAACACGGCGCGTGATACCGGTGCGGGCGCGGCTATCGGCATTATCATGATGCTCATCGTTATCGTCGTGTTTTTGTTGACAAGCCGCATCGTTAAAAACGACGACACGGAAGTATAG
- a CDS encoding ABC transporter substrate-binding protein — MKKIVKVFGALCIAFAAAQAFAAGPTSAKGAPVTMKITTWTSNKDQIALLNSFVEEFAQKKGIAIKADFETIPFGEYTAKLSLELQGNAAPDVFWILETSAPAFIRAKTLANLSNALASYNRDDLSESALELWKSGKAVYAVPFSTSPFFILYNADLLKKAGVKTPEQMIKDGTWTWENFRTMCKQIKDKTGVWAYQTVDGGGYGDRILHNLCPIIRSYGGDAWQGNKVLINTPESVKAISLFHNMVFKDRSVVPPGDQSDFYAGNAAMTVGQVSRVSKLVSAPFAWGMAPMPAGPKGNIPVIGQAAIAANARGKKAALASELVAYMTSESCAARMAGIWPPARKSVLASAAFLSSNPNVKPEQMKASVADSIATGRVLPSHALYTQIQVESRMVWDKLWKADADVKAVVDEVAKVYSKYIK, encoded by the coding sequence ATGAAAAAAATCGTAAAAGTGTTCGGTGCGCTCTGCATCGCCTTCGCTGCCGCTCAAGCTTTTGCAGCTGGTCCGACGAGTGCCAAAGGCGCTCCCGTGACGATGAAGATTACGACGTGGACGAGCAACAAAGATCAAATCGCGCTGCTCAATTCGTTCGTCGAAGAGTTTGCGCAAAAAAAAGGTATCGCCATTAAAGCCGATTTCGAAACGATTCCGTTCGGCGAATATACGGCGAAGCTTTCACTCGAATTGCAGGGAAATGCGGCGCCTGACGTGTTTTGGATTCTCGAAACGTCGGCTCCCGCCTTTATCCGCGCGAAGACGCTTGCAAATCTTTCGAACGCGCTCGCTTCGTACAACCGCGACGACCTTTCCGAATCGGCGCTCGAATTGTGGAAAAGCGGCAAAGCCGTTTACGCCGTTCCCTTTTCCACTTCTCCGTTTTTTATTCTTTATAATGCCGACTTGTTAAAAAAAGCGGGTGTAAAAACTCCCGAACAAATGATTAAAGACGGCACATGGACATGGGAAAACTTCCGCACGATGTGCAAACAGATCAAAGACAAAACGGGTGTGTGGGCATACCAAACGGTGGACGGCGGCGGTTACGGCGACCGCATACTGCACAATCTCTGTCCGATAATCCGCTCATACGGCGGAGACGCGTGGCAGGGAAACAAAGTGCTTATCAATACTCCCGAAAGCGTCAAAGCGATTTCGCTCTTTCACAATATGGTATTTAAAGACCGCTCGGTCGTTCCGCCCGGAGATCAAAGCGATTTTTATGCCGGAAACGCCGCTATGACCGTGGGACAGGTTTCCCGCGTGTCGAAGCTCGTATCCGCGCCTTTTGCGTGGGGTATGGCACCGATGCCTGCAGGTCCCAAGGGCAATATCCCTGTCATAGGACAGGCTGCGATCGCCGCAAATGCGCGCGGCAAAAAGGCCGCCCTCGCGTCGGAACTTGTCGCCTATATGACAAGCGAAAGTTGTGCGGCGCGTATGGCCGGCATTTGGCCGCCGGCACGCAAATCGGTGCTCGCCTCCGCTGCGTTTTTGAGCAGCAATCCGAACGTCAAACCCGAACAGATGAAAGCTTCCGTCGCCGATTCCATTGCGACAGGCCGCGTTCTTCCGTCTCATGCGCTGTACACGCAGATCCAAGTCGAATCCCGCATGGTATGGGATAAACTGTGGAAAGCCGACGCCGACGTCAAAGCCGTTGTCGACGAAGTCGCAAAAGTCTATTCAAAATACATCAAATAA
- a CDS encoding carbohydrate ABC transporter permease: MVKSNVGKRYSVAAGYTLVGLWVLFTFILIGWVVFASFSTSQEIFSDHMFKFVSGFHFDNYVKAWSTQRVSVFFMNSLLYTLASCTAIVVISAPAAYVLSRFKFKGNALLQNMFAAGLGIPLIMVIMPLFGLVSQLHLTNNRILIIFLYTAMNIPFGVFYLSAFFRNLSPSYEEAAAIDGCNPIAAFWIIIFPLAQPGIVTVSIFNFITVWNEYFMSLIFANRTAVRPVAVGLYNMIQSMRYTGDWGGMFASVVIVFLPTFILYLFLSERVIAGVTSGAIKG; encoded by the coding sequence ATGGTTAAGTCTAATGTCGGAAAACGGTATTCCGTTGCTGCAGGATACACGCTGGTAGGGCTTTGGGTTTTGTTTACGTTTATCCTCATCGGCTGGGTAGTGTTCGCCTCTTTTTCGACGTCGCAGGAGATTTTCTCCGATCACATGTTCAAATTCGTAAGCGGTTTTCATTTCGACAATTACGTAAAAGCGTGGAGCACGCAAAGGGTTTCGGTGTTTTTTATGAACTCGCTTTTGTACACGCTCGCATCCTGCACGGCGATCGTCGTCATTTCCGCACCCGCAGCCTATGTGCTGTCCCGTTTTAAATTCAAAGGAAACGCGCTGCTGCAGAATATGTTCGCTGCGGGGCTCGGTATACCGCTCATCATGGTTATCATGCCGCTGTTCGGCCTCGTGTCGCAGCTGCATTTGACAAACAACCGGATCCTTATCATTTTTTTGTATACGGCGATGAACATTCCGTTCGGTGTGTTTTATCTTTCCGCCTTTTTCAGAAATTTAAGTCCCTCGTACGAAGAGGCTGCGGCTATAGACGGCTGCAATCCGATAGCGGCGTTTTGGATTATCATCTTTCCGCTTGCACAGCCGGGCATCGTTACGGTGAGCATCTTTAATTTTATCACCGTGTGGAACGAATATTTTATGTCGCTCATATTCGCAAACAGAACCGCCGTGCGTCCCGTCGCCGTCGGGCTCTACAATATGATTCAGTCGATGCGCTATACGGGCGATTGGGGCGGTATGTTTGCAAGCGTCGTCATCGTATTTTTGCCGACGTTTATTTTGTACCTGTTCCTCTCCGAACGGGTGATCGCCGGAGTTACGAGCGGTGCGATCAAGGGCTGA
- a CDS encoding ABC transporter substrate-binding protein — MKKSIAAVCAIFVCAALFISCGGKKNEKLVYWSMWNEAEPQGQVIAEAAREFEKETGIKIDVNFNGREIRKTLQPALDAGETIDLFDEDIERVAKSWGKYLLPLDSFIDKSYPTTGGKAYKDVVNTMLLSVVRDLSDGTVKNIPYQPSAFVTLYNKDLFAKAGIASPPATWDEMLDACAKLKAIGVYGITVDDAYMAALFGYCMDRLVGKDAALAMVKNNDFTGPQVLEFGKIWENMAKKGYIIPKAASNIFPAGQVEDIATGKAAMYLNGTWLPNEIKGNAPDMNWGEFAWPAIAPTGDGTEANNFGAQSFGINKDSKHAEEAFRFIVYMTTGKWDERLASESIGIPVANDSEWPMQLADAKVIVDSTTKRFPYACGMEDSPDINARIKENFAKLIVGTHTAQSFADAMTK, encoded by the coding sequence ATGAAAAAATCGATTGCAGCGGTATGTGCGATTTTTGTGTGCGCGGCGCTTTTTATAAGCTGCGGCGGCAAAAAAAACGAAAAGCTTGTGTATTGGAGCATGTGGAACGAAGCGGAGCCGCAGGGGCAAGTCATCGCCGAAGCGGCTCGGGAATTCGAAAAAGAAACGGGCATCAAAATTGACGTCAATTTCAACGGCAGGGAAATCAGAAAAACGCTTCAACCGGCGCTCGACGCGGGAGAAACGATCGACCTTTTCGATGAAGATATCGAACGAGTCGCCAAGTCATGGGGAAAATACCTTTTACCGCTGGATTCATTTATCGATAAAAGCTATCCGACGACGGGCGGCAAAGCGTATAAGGATGTCGTCAATACGATGCTGCTTTCCGTCGTTCGCGATTTGAGCGACGGTACGGTAAAAAACATTCCGTACCAGCCGTCGGCATTCGTCACTCTGTACAACAAAGACCTCTTTGCAAAAGCCGGCATCGCTTCTCCGCCTGCAACATGGGATGAAATGCTCGACGCGTGCGCAAAGTTGAAAGCGATCGGCGTATACGGTATCACCGTCGACGACGCATATATGGCGGCTCTGTTCGGCTACTGCATGGACAGGCTTGTCGGTAAAGACGCCGCGCTTGCGATGGTAAAAAACAACGATTTTACCGGACCGCAAGTGCTTGAGTTCGGAAAGATTTGGGAAAACATGGCGAAAAAGGGCTATATCATTCCGAAAGCCGCATCGAATATTTTTCCTGCGGGACAGGTTGAAGATATTGCGACGGGAAAGGCCGCGATGTATCTCAACGGTACATGGCTTCCGAATGAAATCAAAGGGAATGCGCCCGATATGAACTGGGGAGAATTTGCATGGCCGGCAATTGCGCCGACGGGCGACGGTACGGAAGCGAACAATTTCGGAGCACAAAGTTTCGGCATCAATAAAGATTCGAAGCACGCCGAAGAAGCCTTCCGCTTTATCGTCTATATGACGACGGGAAAATGGGATGAAAGACTTGCCTCCGAAAGCATCGGTATCCCCGTTGCAAACGATTCGGAGTGGCCGATGCAGCTCGCCGATGCGAAAGTTATCGTCGATTCGACGACGAAGCGCTTCCCGTATGCGTGCGGTATGGAAGACAGCCCCGACATAAACGCAAGAATAAAAGAAAATTTTGCAAAGCTCATCGTCGGTACGCATACGGCGCAGTCCTTTGCGGATGCGATGACAAAATAA
- a CDS encoding AraC family transcriptional regulator — protein sequence MNTDNTAYYTPFYPQKLISIDAIVTVHYFEYRSTFSFAGERHDFWELVCVDKGEIEIYDGKAWSILRRGQIRFHKPNEFHALKANGIVSPNVIVISFICASCAIDFFRDKTLSYTQSEQSLLAEIIAHARNLFNTPLDDPYVPKMEARTDALPWEAQLVVSNLELLLLSLYRTHTEYAPAKKTRVSSYARLSYEDEIVKATLDYFMKNMFRMLRSDEVCGVVHVSYDLLKSIFSKRFGCGPMKYFMRMRIDEIKTLIRNSVMNVSELASHFGYSSIHYLSRQFKNETGMSPTEYATSIKAKTEKKFG from the coding sequence ATGAATACCGACAACACCGCATACTATACGCCGTTTTATCCGCAAAAATTGATTTCGATCGATGCGATCGTAACGGTTCATTATTTCGAATACCGAAGTACGTTTTCGTTTGCGGGAGAGCGTCACGATTTTTGGGAACTCGTCTGCGTCGACAAGGGCGAAATCGAAATATACGACGGAAAAGCATGGTCGATTCTTCGCCGCGGGCAGATCAGATTTCACAAGCCGAACGAATTCCATGCGCTGAAAGCGAACGGTATCGTTTCCCCGAACGTCATCGTCATTTCGTTTATCTGCGCGTCTTGTGCGATTGATTTTTTCAGAGACAAAACGCTTTCATATACGCAAAGCGAACAATCGCTGCTCGCCGAAATCATCGCGCACGCGAGGAATTTGTTTAACACGCCGCTCGACGATCCCTATGTGCCGAAGATGGAAGCGCGGACGGACGCTCTCCCGTGGGAAGCACAGCTCGTCGTAAGTAATCTCGAACTGCTGTTACTGTCGCTCTATCGGACGCATACCGAATACGCACCTGCCAAAAAGACACGCGTGAGCTCTTACGCACGCTTATCGTACGAAGACGAAATCGTCAAAGCGACGCTCGATTATTTTATGAAAAATATGTTTCGGATGCTCCGTTCCGACGAAGTCTGCGGAGTCGTACATGTCAGCTACGATTTACTCAAAAGCATTTTTTCCAAAAGGTTCGGCTGCGGCCCGATGAAATACTTTATGCGTATGCGCATCGATGAAATAAAGACGCTCATACGCAATTCGGTTATGAACGTTTCGGAACTCGCATCGCATTTCGGCTATTCGTCGATCCATTATCTTTCGCGCCAGTTTAAAAACGAAACGGGTATGTCGCCGACGGAATATGCGACATCGATTAAAGCGAAAACGGAAAAGAAATTCGGCTGA
- a CDS encoding DUF5107 domain-containing protein — MIYVSTEKISAALLQGENPLPHFRSREHDMHVEFLKGTPPFCSSGAGFSCGYRVLPYTVQDRYDRNRKECDIRTIVMENDFIKAEFLPDWGGRLWSLVDKTEGRELLYKNEVLQPANLAIRNAWFSGGIEWNVGQYGHAFTTCSTVGFASVRASDGEEFLRMYSYERCKDFFWQIDFHLPPSSRFLYAHPVIFNINDEPLSVYYWTNIAVSQTESSRVFASSRHALYKTPDDQNGRPTFGYGRMPFFPIAPDIDLSYPARIPFSSEYFFNCTDESHPWEAALEKDGAGLFDVSTGELSYRKMFCWGNCRGGRHWGSFLAGEAETSLGAREGEEETADCRYFEIQAGLSQTQLHGVSMPPRDRWEWTQAFGLLCVSASDAASNDWNLAASAVERSVRDSIDTSKLDLLDASYAAEADLPIAKTLFDAGEWGALEKERRMMQGESDIPPSAAFCFSGKQNQWRLLLTEESFPYRAPEDGPGQFMTGRKWQRLLEAYIAASKEMPPWNAFYHLGVMKMENGDEKGAASCWLDAEKACSTAWTQRNLAQLALFKNDIAGALSHYERASRAAGFYADVSVAEEYAALLVQTERYEKAIELYSSLPDAWKNSDSLVIAYGRACASLGKKDEAYKTLSRNFANIRESESPLADIWSRMHASPPPFCLDFSMKSSGGSSGRKEVR, encoded by the coding sequence ATGATATACGTTTCGACCGAAAAAATATCCGCCGCGCTTTTACAGGGGGAAAACCCGTTGCCGCATTTCCGTTCGCGCGAACACGATATGCACGTCGAGTTTCTGAAAGGCACGCCGCCCTTTTGCTCGAGCGGAGCGGGCTTTTCGTGCGGGTATCGGGTTTTGCCGTATACGGTGCAGGACAGATACGACCGTAACAGAAAGGAATGCGATATCCGCACGATCGTCATGGAAAACGATTTTATAAAAGCGGAATTTCTTCCCGATTGGGGAGGGCGGCTTTGGTCGCTCGTCGATAAAACGGAGGGGCGCGAGCTTTTGTATAAAAACGAAGTGCTCCAGCCGGCAAATCTCGCCATACGCAATGCGTGGTTTTCAGGCGGCATCGAATGGAATGTGGGGCAGTACGGGCACGCGTTTACAACCTGTTCGACTGTCGGCTTTGCGTCGGTGCGCGCATCGGACGGTGAAGAATTTTTGCGCATGTATTCGTATGAGCGGTGTAAAGATTTTTTTTGGCAAATCGATTTTCATCTTCCCCCATCCTCGCGCTTTCTGTACGCGCATCCGGTTATCTTCAACATAAACGACGAGCCGCTTTCCGTTTATTATTGGACGAATATCGCAGTGTCGCAGACGGAATCGTCCCGCGTATTCGCTTCTTCCCGTCATGCCCTGTATAAGACGCCGGATGATCAAAACGGCAGACCGACTTTCGGTTACGGCCGCATGCCGTTTTTTCCCATAGCTCCCGACATCGACCTGTCCTATCCTGCGCGCATTCCTTTTTCGAGCGAATACTTTTTTAACTGTACCGACGAATCCCATCCGTGGGAAGCAGCCCTCGAAAAAGACGGTGCGGGTTTATTCGATGTTTCGACCGGAGAGCTTTCATACCGGAAAATGTTTTGCTGGGGAAACTGCCGCGGCGGGAGGCATTGGGGGAGCTTTCTCGCAGGGGAAGCCGAAACGTCGCTTGGCGCACGCGAAGGAGAAGAGGAAACTGCCGACTGCCGCTACTTTGAAATACAGGCGGGGCTTTCGCAGACGCAGCTCCACGGCGTCAGTATGCCCCCGCGCGACAGGTGGGAGTGGACGCAGGCTTTCGGACTTCTTTGCGTATCGGCAAGCGATGCCGCATCGAACGATTGGAACCTCGCCGCGAGCGCCGTCGAGCGCAGCGTACGCGATTCGATCGACACGTCAAAGCTCGATTTGCTCGACGCATCCTATGCGGCTGAAGCCGATCTTCCGATTGCAAAAACGCTTTTCGATGCGGGAGAATGGGGCGCGCTCGAAAAAGAGCGGCGGATGATGCAGGGCGAAAGCGATATACCGCCGTCTGCGGCCTTTTGTTTTTCGGGCAAGCAAAACCAGTGGCGGCTTTTGCTTACGGAAGAAAGCTTTCCGTATCGCGCCCCCGAAGACGGTCCGGGTCAATTTATGACGGGGAGAAAATGGCAGCGCCTGCTCGAAGCATACATAGCCGCTTCGAAAGAGATGCCCCCGTGGAATGCATTCTATCACTTGGGCGTTATGAAAATGGAAAACGGTGATGAAAAAGGTGCCGCATCGTGTTGGCTCGATGCCGAAAAAGCGTGCAGCACCGCGTGGACGCAGAGAAATCTCGCGCAGCTTGCGCTTTTCAAAAACGATATTGCCGGAGCGCTTTCGCATTATGAGCGCGCTTCCCGGGCTGCAGGATTTTACGCGGACGTCTCCGTCGCCGAAGAATATGCAGCCCTCCTCGTGCAAACGGAACGCTATGAAAAAGCGATCGAACTCTATAGCTCGCTTCCCGATGCGTGGAAAAACAGCGACTCTCTTGTTATCGCGTACGGCAGGGCATGCGCATCGCTCGGAAAAAAAGATGAAGCGTACAAAACGCTTTCCCGCAACTTTGCGAATATCCGCGAAAGTGAATCCCCTCTCGCCGATATTTGGAGCAGAATGCACGCTTCGCCGCCTCCCTTTTGCCTCGATTTCAGCATGAAGTCTTCCGGCGGATCGAGCGGTCGAAAGGAGGTACGATAA
- a CDS encoding carbohydrate ABC transporter permease — protein sequence MKHIKSYKAGALTRAESISGFAFIAPQMIGYALFVLFPLIMIFVYSFEEKNLLFGSAGFAGGTNYAALAEDPLFMKTLGNTFVFSLGVVPLNLILALALALYLGREKNAHWYVNTIVFLPVVTSGVAWSIVCKYLLQGGDSGPVNRFLSLFGIAGPNWLYEKGWAMAGVIVSRVLKNLGMNVLILTGAVLNMPEDVIEAARIDGAERFTLFRKIKLPLLMPSVLMIAIVTVIGSMRVFDTIKLMTDGGPEGSTMVLVYYIYHQAFKMFDIGYASTLSVLLFVIVLAFTVVQWNIRKKVSYYEN from the coding sequence ATGAAACATATAAAATCATATAAAGCGGGAGCTTTGACGAGAGCCGAAAGTATTTCGGGTTTCGCTTTTATCGCTCCGCAGATGATCGGCTACGCTCTTTTCGTTTTATTTCCCCTCATCATGATATTCGTCTATTCGTTCGAAGAGAAAAATCTCCTCTTCGGTTCGGCGGGGTTTGCGGGAGGGACAAATTACGCGGCGCTTGCCGAAGATCCGCTGTTTATGAAAACGCTCGGCAATACTTTCGTGTTTTCACTCGGCGTCGTACCGCTGAACCTCATCCTCGCGCTCGCTCTTGCGCTCTATCTCGGACGGGAGAAAAATGCGCACTGGTATGTGAATACGATCGTCTTTTTGCCGGTTGTAACGAGCGGCGTCGCATGGTCGATCGTGTGCAAATATCTTTTGCAGGGAGGCGACAGCGGGCCGGTAAATCGGTTTCTTTCGCTCTTCGGCATTGCAGGACCGAACTGGCTCTACGAAAAGGGCTGGGCTATGGCGGGCGTTATCGTAAGCCGCGTACTCAAAAACCTCGGTATGAACGTGCTCATTTTAACGGGCGCGGTACTCAATATGCCCGAAGACGTTATCGAAGCCGCGCGTATCGACGGGGCGGAGCGTTTTACGCTTTTTCGGAAAATCAAGCTGCCGCTTCTCATGCCGTCCGTATTGATGATTGCGATCGTCACGGTAATCGGTTCCATGCGCGTATTCGATACGATAAAATTGATGACCGACGGAGGTCCCGAAGGTTCGACGATGGTGCTTGTCTATTATATCTATCATCAGGCGTTTAAAATGTTCGATATCGGATACGCGAGTACGCTTTCGGTGCTGCTCTTCGTAATCGTGCTTGCGTTCACCGTAGTACAGTGGAACATCCGAAAAAAGGTGTCATACTATGAAAATTAA
- a CDS encoding carbohydrate ABC transporter permease, whose translation MKINNMIRAYVPYIIIALALSVLFVYPFWWMLVNSLNEPALIFGKPSLLPKSWSWHNYRAVFEVQPFARHYANTLLVAAVATSGNVVIASLSGYAFARIRFPYKNALFVVLLTAMMMPIEVTIIPMYFQMIRLHALDSLIPLMLIPIFCAQGAFSAFMFRQYYITVPKELEEAARMDGLSLFGTFIKIMFPISLPVASSAAILAFLSVWNMYLEPLVFINSLEKFTLPLSLANFNDSYGLPQWHLQLAATTLSVLPIIAVYLLFQRKITNAMVNSGIK comes from the coding sequence ATGAAAATTAATAATATGATCCGCGCGTACGTTCCGTACATTATCATTGCGCTCGCGCTCAGCGTGCTGTTCGTCTATCCCTTTTGGTGGATGCTTGTCAATTCTTTAAACGAACCCGCTCTCATTTTCGGTAAGCCCTCTCTCCTTCCGAAATCGTGGAGCTGGCATAATTACCGCGCCGTATTCGAAGTGCAGCCTTTTGCGCGCCATTACGCGAATACGCTTTTGGTTGCCGCCGTCGCCACTTCGGGCAACGTTGTCATCGCTTCGCTCAGCGGCTATGCGTTTGCGCGCATACGCTTTCCGTATAAAAACGCACTCTTTGTAGTTCTGCTTACCGCGATGATGATGCCGATCGAAGTGACGATAATCCCGATGTACTTTCAGATGATACGTCTGCACGCACTTGACTCCCTCATTCCGCTCATGCTCATTCCGATTTTTTGCGCGCAGGGAGCCTTTTCGGCCTTTATGTTTCGGCAATATTATATCACGGTGCCCAAAGAGCTCGAAGAAGCCGCCCGTATGGACGGACTTTCCCTTTTCGGCACATTTATTAAAATCATGTTTCCGATTTCGCTTCCCGTCGCATCGTCCGCGGCTATTCTCGCGTTTTTATCGGTATGGAATATGTACCTCGAGCCGCTCGTATTCATAAACAGTTTGGAAAAGTTTACGCTGCCGCTGTCGCTTGCGAACTTCAACGATTCTTACGGTTTGCCGCAGTGGCACTTGCAGCTTGCAGCGACGACGCTTTCCGTGCTTCCGATCATCGCAGTCTATCTTTTATTTCAGAGGAAGATTACGAACGCTATGGTCAATTCGGGCATAAAATAA